The following are from one region of the Odontesthes bonariensis isolate fOdoBon6 chromosome 12, fOdoBon6.hap1, whole genome shotgun sequence genome:
- the morc3a gene encoding MORC family CW-type zinc finger protein 3a isoform X2, which translates to MAAQTDRGVPLSTLSPKFLHSNSTSHTWPFSAIAELIDNAYDPDVSAKQFWIDKTVIKGELCLTFMDNGNGLDHDAMHKMLSFGYSDKMAVGGKQPIGIYGNGFKSGSMRLGKDVIVFSKSKSTLCVGMLSQTYLRTIDAKQIIVPIVCFERESNKFNIREKHKASLRDILRYSLFKTKEELLTEIDIISSSGSTKETGTRIIIWNLRRTSTGTTEFDFDTDRYDIRIRSETLDPTQSSSSTPESLNSLRVYCSILYLKPRMQVVVRGQKVKSQLIAKSLAYIIKDHYKPNFLNRSIPITFGYNTKSKDQYGIMMYHKNRLIKAYERVGCQFRANNEGVGVIGVIECNFLDPTHNKQSFMETDRYRKTMNNLGIKLKEYWKEIRHRKTKEDPTSTIPVEDTLKRPDQNWAQCDDCLSWRKLPDGIDISKLPDKWFCRMNPDPQFRSCKVEEEREDSDDEQSYQKTYKQQEREDRKKEEQKIQQHFSALARRVEFLRPTEESLVRQLHETSTSTPTTPRSRSMHGGAARAESSLLGSSAISQAACSPSSDNGLLVISNVRSLSADVQRGKRAQHVPPHSTPKKPRVNGVREGFSDTPSAANMGSPFVPVDVKVVANDDSDTDDDLLILETGSTPKPKQPVFNPNIVKTEKGERENHPTVLLECSDDAAMDVTSEATAGVSASVATSPPTEMVTTTTQTNVSIVKQEEDQNKSQGKQSAPLSASSNGVALRSSDMDIRSLEHREFKQECGGEIRREDQGKHAAQNGVTDMERDEIAGPSYAYPSSNQYPSITEVQKQQDQLVELMQDTAQERDRFKDQVQKLTSQLQDMQNRLPQLSQMNVKKEWSHQACQTEETVHEKDYKSLFEKAKQKVNDLIKDKETLIAAAETKTSVSNAADEEKDIDEISLQVGCVVQELDQRTKERDELRSKLDALEEEKSSLAAQCEGLRLSLQQQMEKVESQHRTINSSHQSHPQGAGMSAHSSSDTSRSLIELRHNVGRLLIPYWPALELDQVNYESDVIDEILEQVLSTMN; encoded by the exons ATGGCGGCCCAAACAGACCGCGGTGTACCACTGAGCACG CTTTCGCCTAAGTTTCTTCATTCCAACTCCACCAGCCACACCTGGCCCTTCAGCGCTATAGCCGAGCTCATAG ACAATGCCTATGATCCGGATGTCAGTGCCAAACAGTTCTGGATCGATAAGACTGTGATAAAAGGAGAACTGTGCCTCACCTTCATGGATAATGGCAACGGACTGGACCATGACGCAATGCATAAGATGCTCAG cTTTGGTTACAGTGACAAAATGGCGGTAGGTGGGAAGCAACCCATTGGAATCTACGGCAACGGCTTCAAGTCTGGATCCATGCGTCTCGGCAAAGACGTAATTGTCTTTTCAAAGTCAAAGAGCACCCTGTGCGTTGGGATGCTTTCTCAGACCTACCTGCGGACGATTGATGCCAAGCAAATAATTGTACCAATTGTCTGCTTCGAGAGAGAATCAAACAAGT TCAATataagagagaaacacaaagcCAGCCTGCGGGACATTCTGCGCTACTCCCTCTTCAAGACAAAGGAGGAACTGCTCACTGAGATCGATATTATCAGCTCATCCGGGTCCACAAAAGAAACGGGCACGCGGATCATCATCTGGAATCTTCGCAG gaCATCAACAGGAACAACAGAGTTTGATTTTGACACGGACCGCTACGATATCCGAATTCGCTCTGAGACTCTTGATCCTACTCAGTCATCGTCTTCCACCCCTGAGAGCCTTAACTCACTCCGG GTATATTGTAGTATTCTGTACCTGAAGCCTCGGATGCAGGTCGTAGTGCGTGGTCAGAAGGTGAAATCTCAGCTAATTGCTAAGAGCCTGGCCTACATCATAAAGGACCACTACAAGCCCAATTTCCTG AACAGATCCATTCCCATAACCTTTGGGTATAACACCAAAAGTAAAGACCAGTATGGTATTATGATGTATCACAAGAATCGCCTCATCAAAGCGTACGAACGCGTGGGCTGCCAATTTAGG GCCAACAATGAAGGTGTTGGAGTCATCGGGGTCATAGAGTGTAACTTTCTGGATCCCACCCACAACAAACAGAGTTTTATGGAGACGGATAGGTACAG AAAAACCATGAACAATTTGGGAATAAAGCTGAAGGAGTACTGGAAAGAAATTCGCCACAGGAAGACCAAAGAGGACCCAACCAGCACCATACCAGTGGAAGACACCTT GAAGCGGCCGGATCAGAACTGGGCGCAGTGTGATGACTGTTTGTCCTGGCGCAAACTCCCAGATGGGATTGACATCAGCAAGCTGCCGGATAAATGGTTCTGCCGCATGAACCCAGATCCTCAGTTCAG GAGCTGCAAGGTAGAGGAGGAGCGCGAGGACTCTGATGATGAACAGTCATACCAAAAGACCTATAAACAACA GgagagagaggacagaaagaaagaagagcAGAAAATTCAGCAG CATTTTTCTGCTCTGGCCAGACGAGTTGAGTTTCTCAGGCCTACGGAGGAAAGCCTGGTGCGGCAGCTGCATGAAACA TCCACTTCAACACCTACCACCCCAAGGAGTAGGTCCATGCATGGGGGTGCCGCTCGGGCTGAATCCTCTCTGCTGGGGTCCTCCGCCATCTCACAAGCCG cCTGCAGCCCCTCCAGTGACAATGGACTCCTAGTTATTAGTAACGTGCGCTCATTGTCAGCAGACGTGCAGAG GGGGAAAAGAGCACAGCATGTTCCTCCGCACAGTACACCGAAAAAACCCAGAGTAAACGGCGTACGAGAGGGGTTCTCTGACACACCCTCGGCAGCAAATATGGGTTCCCCATTCGTGCCTGTTGATGTCAAGGTTGTTGCAAATGACGACAGCGATACTGATGATGACCTTCTCATCTTGGAGACTGGTAGTACCCCCAAGCCAAAACAGCCGGTCTTCAATCCTAATATTGTGAAGACGGAGAAAGGTGAAAGAGAAAATCATCCCACCGTGCTGCTCGAGTGTAGCGACGATGCTGCGATGGACGTCACCTCGGAGGCGACCGCTGGAGTGTCCGCATCCGTTGCAACCAGCCCTCCCACAGAGATggtcaccaccaccacccagaCAAACGTATCCATAGTGAAGCAAGAAGAGGATCAAAATAAAAGTCAAGGGAAGCAGAGTGCACCGTTGAGCGCATCTAGTAATGGTGTTGCACTGCGGAGCTCAGACATGGACATCCGCAGCCTCGAGCACAGAGAGTTTAAGCAAGAGTGCGGTGGAGAAATTCGCAGAGAGGATCAAGGGAAGCATGCCGCGCAGAATGGAGTGACCGATATGGAGAGGGATGAAATCGCTGGACCCTCTTATGCATATCCCTCTTCAAATCAGTACCCCAGTATCACCGAGGTGCAGAAACAGCAAGACCAGCTCGTGGAGCTCATGCAGGATACTGCTCAGGAGAGAGACCGTTTTAAAGATCAGGTCCAAAAACTCACCTCCCAGCTGCAGGACATGCAGAACAGACTGCCGCAGCTATCTCAGATGAATGTAAAGAAGGAGTGGTCGCACCAAGCCTGCCAGACAGAAGAAACGGTGCATGAGAAGGACTACAAGAGCCTGTTTGAGAAGGCCAAACAGAAAGTCAATGATTTGATAAAGGACAAAGAGACTCTAATAGCAGCTGCTGAGACCAAGACCAGTGTCAGTAATGCCGCAGATGAGGAAAAGGATATCGATGAGATTTCATTGCAAGTTGGCTGTGTGGTCCAAGAACTGGATCAAAGAACCAAGGAGAGAGATGAACTGCGCTCAAAG CTGGACGCTCTGGAAGAGGAAAAGTCGAGCCTGGCGGCCCAGTGTGAAGGGCTCAGGCTGAGCTTGCAGCAGCAAATGGAGAAAGTAGAATCTCAACACAGAACCATCAATTCCTCTCATCAGTCACATCCACAGGGGGCAGGAATGTCGGCGCACTCGAGCTCAGATACATCCAGAAG TTTGATCGAGCTCCGGCACAACGTTGGGCGCCTCCTCATCCCCTACTGGCCGGCACTGGAGCTGGATCAAGTGAATTATGAGTCCGATGTCATTGATGAGATCCTGGAGCAAGTTCTGTCTACCATGAATTAG
- the morc3a gene encoding MORC family CW-type zinc finger protein 3a isoform X1 has product MAAQTDRGVPLSTLSPKFLHSNSTSHTWPFSAIAELIDNAYDPDVSAKQFWIDKTVIKGELCLTFMDNGNGLDHDAMHKMLSFGYSDKMAVGGKQPIGIYGNGFKSGSMRLGKDVIVFSKSKSTLCVGMLSQTYLRTIDAKQIIVPIVCFERESNKFNIREKHKASLRDILRYSLFKTKEELLTEIDIISSSGSTKETGTRIIIWNLRRTSTGTTEFDFDTDRYDIRIRSETLDPTQSSSSTPESLNSLRVYCSILYLKPRMQVVVRGQKVKSQLIAKSLAYIIKDHYKPNFLNRSIPITFGYNTKSKDQYGIMMYHKNRLIKAYERVGCQFRANNEGVGVIGVIECNFLDPTHNKQSFMETDRYRKTMNNLGIKLKEYWKEIRHRKTKEDPTSTIPVEDTLKRPDQNWAQCDDCLSWRKLPDGIDISKLPDKWFCRMNPDPQFRSCKVEEEREDSDDEQSYQKTYKQQEREDRKKEEQKIQQEQHFSALARRVEFLRPTEESLVRQLHETSTSTPTTPRSRSMHGGAARAESSLLGSSAISQAACSPSSDNGLLVISNVRSLSADVQRGKRAQHVPPHSTPKKPRVNGVREGFSDTPSAANMGSPFVPVDVKVVANDDSDTDDDLLILETGSTPKPKQPVFNPNIVKTEKGERENHPTVLLECSDDAAMDVTSEATAGVSASVATSPPTEMVTTTTQTNVSIVKQEEDQNKSQGKQSAPLSASSNGVALRSSDMDIRSLEHREFKQECGGEIRREDQGKHAAQNGVTDMERDEIAGPSYAYPSSNQYPSITEVQKQQDQLVELMQDTAQERDRFKDQVQKLTSQLQDMQNRLPQLSQMNVKKEWSHQACQTEETVHEKDYKSLFEKAKQKVNDLIKDKETLIAAAETKTSVSNAADEEKDIDEISLQVGCVVQELDQRTKERDELRSKLDALEEEKSSLAAQCEGLRLSLQQQMEKVESQHRTINSSHQSHPQGAGMSAHSSSDTSRSLIELRHNVGRLLIPYWPALELDQVNYESDVIDEILEQVLSTMN; this is encoded by the exons ATGGCGGCCCAAACAGACCGCGGTGTACCACTGAGCACG CTTTCGCCTAAGTTTCTTCATTCCAACTCCACCAGCCACACCTGGCCCTTCAGCGCTATAGCCGAGCTCATAG ACAATGCCTATGATCCGGATGTCAGTGCCAAACAGTTCTGGATCGATAAGACTGTGATAAAAGGAGAACTGTGCCTCACCTTCATGGATAATGGCAACGGACTGGACCATGACGCAATGCATAAGATGCTCAG cTTTGGTTACAGTGACAAAATGGCGGTAGGTGGGAAGCAACCCATTGGAATCTACGGCAACGGCTTCAAGTCTGGATCCATGCGTCTCGGCAAAGACGTAATTGTCTTTTCAAAGTCAAAGAGCACCCTGTGCGTTGGGATGCTTTCTCAGACCTACCTGCGGACGATTGATGCCAAGCAAATAATTGTACCAATTGTCTGCTTCGAGAGAGAATCAAACAAGT TCAATataagagagaaacacaaagcCAGCCTGCGGGACATTCTGCGCTACTCCCTCTTCAAGACAAAGGAGGAACTGCTCACTGAGATCGATATTATCAGCTCATCCGGGTCCACAAAAGAAACGGGCACGCGGATCATCATCTGGAATCTTCGCAG gaCATCAACAGGAACAACAGAGTTTGATTTTGACACGGACCGCTACGATATCCGAATTCGCTCTGAGACTCTTGATCCTACTCAGTCATCGTCTTCCACCCCTGAGAGCCTTAACTCACTCCGG GTATATTGTAGTATTCTGTACCTGAAGCCTCGGATGCAGGTCGTAGTGCGTGGTCAGAAGGTGAAATCTCAGCTAATTGCTAAGAGCCTGGCCTACATCATAAAGGACCACTACAAGCCCAATTTCCTG AACAGATCCATTCCCATAACCTTTGGGTATAACACCAAAAGTAAAGACCAGTATGGTATTATGATGTATCACAAGAATCGCCTCATCAAAGCGTACGAACGCGTGGGCTGCCAATTTAGG GCCAACAATGAAGGTGTTGGAGTCATCGGGGTCATAGAGTGTAACTTTCTGGATCCCACCCACAACAAACAGAGTTTTATGGAGACGGATAGGTACAG AAAAACCATGAACAATTTGGGAATAAAGCTGAAGGAGTACTGGAAAGAAATTCGCCACAGGAAGACCAAAGAGGACCCAACCAGCACCATACCAGTGGAAGACACCTT GAAGCGGCCGGATCAGAACTGGGCGCAGTGTGATGACTGTTTGTCCTGGCGCAAACTCCCAGATGGGATTGACATCAGCAAGCTGCCGGATAAATGGTTCTGCCGCATGAACCCAGATCCTCAGTTCAG GAGCTGCAAGGTAGAGGAGGAGCGCGAGGACTCTGATGATGAACAGTCATACCAAAAGACCTATAAACAACA GgagagagaggacagaaagaaagaagagcAGAAAATTCAGCAG GAACAGCATTTTTCTGCTCTGGCCAGACGAGTTGAGTTTCTCAGGCCTACGGAGGAAAGCCTGGTGCGGCAGCTGCATGAAACA TCCACTTCAACACCTACCACCCCAAGGAGTAGGTCCATGCATGGGGGTGCCGCTCGGGCTGAATCCTCTCTGCTGGGGTCCTCCGCCATCTCACAAGCCG cCTGCAGCCCCTCCAGTGACAATGGACTCCTAGTTATTAGTAACGTGCGCTCATTGTCAGCAGACGTGCAGAG GGGGAAAAGAGCACAGCATGTTCCTCCGCACAGTACACCGAAAAAACCCAGAGTAAACGGCGTACGAGAGGGGTTCTCTGACACACCCTCGGCAGCAAATATGGGTTCCCCATTCGTGCCTGTTGATGTCAAGGTTGTTGCAAATGACGACAGCGATACTGATGATGACCTTCTCATCTTGGAGACTGGTAGTACCCCCAAGCCAAAACAGCCGGTCTTCAATCCTAATATTGTGAAGACGGAGAAAGGTGAAAGAGAAAATCATCCCACCGTGCTGCTCGAGTGTAGCGACGATGCTGCGATGGACGTCACCTCGGAGGCGACCGCTGGAGTGTCCGCATCCGTTGCAACCAGCCCTCCCACAGAGATggtcaccaccaccacccagaCAAACGTATCCATAGTGAAGCAAGAAGAGGATCAAAATAAAAGTCAAGGGAAGCAGAGTGCACCGTTGAGCGCATCTAGTAATGGTGTTGCACTGCGGAGCTCAGACATGGACATCCGCAGCCTCGAGCACAGAGAGTTTAAGCAAGAGTGCGGTGGAGAAATTCGCAGAGAGGATCAAGGGAAGCATGCCGCGCAGAATGGAGTGACCGATATGGAGAGGGATGAAATCGCTGGACCCTCTTATGCATATCCCTCTTCAAATCAGTACCCCAGTATCACCGAGGTGCAGAAACAGCAAGACCAGCTCGTGGAGCTCATGCAGGATACTGCTCAGGAGAGAGACCGTTTTAAAGATCAGGTCCAAAAACTCACCTCCCAGCTGCAGGACATGCAGAACAGACTGCCGCAGCTATCTCAGATGAATGTAAAGAAGGAGTGGTCGCACCAAGCCTGCCAGACAGAAGAAACGGTGCATGAGAAGGACTACAAGAGCCTGTTTGAGAAGGCCAAACAGAAAGTCAATGATTTGATAAAGGACAAAGAGACTCTAATAGCAGCTGCTGAGACCAAGACCAGTGTCAGTAATGCCGCAGATGAGGAAAAGGATATCGATGAGATTTCATTGCAAGTTGGCTGTGTGGTCCAAGAACTGGATCAAAGAACCAAGGAGAGAGATGAACTGCGCTCAAAG CTGGACGCTCTGGAAGAGGAAAAGTCGAGCCTGGCGGCCCAGTGTGAAGGGCTCAGGCTGAGCTTGCAGCAGCAAATGGAGAAAGTAGAATCTCAACACAGAACCATCAATTCCTCTCATCAGTCACATCCACAGGGGGCAGGAATGTCGGCGCACTCGAGCTCAGATACATCCAGAAG TTTGATCGAGCTCCGGCACAACGTTGGGCGCCTCCTCATCCCCTACTGGCCGGCACTGGAGCTGGATCAAGTGAATTATGAGTCCGATGTCATTGATGAGATCCTGGAGCAAGTTCTGTCTACCATGAATTAG
- the morc3a gene encoding MORC family CW-type zinc finger protein 3a isoform X4, producing MAAQTDRGVPLSTLSPKFLHSNSTSHTWPFSAIAELIDNAYDPDVSAKQFWIDKTVIKGELCLTFMDNGNGLDHDAMHKMLSFGYSDKMAVGGKQPIGIYGNGFKSGSMRLGKDVIVFSKSKSTLCVGMLSQTYLRTIDAKQIIVPIVCFERESNKFNIREKHKASLRDILRYSLFKTKEELLTEIDIISSSGSTKETGTRIIIWNLRRTSTGTTEFDFDTDRYDIRIRSETLDPTQSSSSTPESLNSLRVYCSILYLKPRMQVVVRGQKVKSQLIAKSLAYIIKDHYKPNFLNRSIPITFGYNTKSKDQYGIMMYHKNRLIKAYERVGCQFRANNEGVGVIGVIECNFLDPTHNKQSFMETDRYRKTMNNLGIKLKEYWKEIRHRKTKEDPTSTIPVEDTLKRPDQNWAQCDDCLSWRKLPDGIDISKLPDKWFCRMNPDPQFRSCKVEEEREDSDDEQSYQKTYKQQEREDRKKEEQKIQQEQHFSALARRSTSTPTTPRSRSMHGGAARAESSLLGSSAISQAACSPSSDNGLLVISNVRSLSADVQRGKRAQHVPPHSTPKKPRVNGVREGFSDTPSAANMGSPFVPVDVKVVANDDSDTDDDLLILETGSTPKPKQPVFNPNIVKTEKGERENHPTVLLECSDDAAMDVTSEATAGVSASVATSPPTEMVTTTTQTNVSIVKQEEDQNKSQGKQSAPLSASSNGVALRSSDMDIRSLEHREFKQECGGEIRREDQGKHAAQNGVTDMERDEIAGPSYAYPSSNQYPSITEVQKQQDQLVELMQDTAQERDRFKDQVQKLTSQLQDMQNRLPQLSQMNVKKEWSHQACQTEETVHEKDYKSLFEKAKQKVNDLIKDKETLIAAAETKTSVSNAADEEKDIDEISLQVGCVVQELDQRTKERDELRSKLDALEEEKSSLAAQCEGLRLSLQQQMEKVESQHRTINSSHQSHPQGAGMSAHSSSDTSRSLIELRHNVGRLLIPYWPALELDQVNYESDVIDEILEQVLSTMN from the exons ATGGCGGCCCAAACAGACCGCGGTGTACCACTGAGCACG CTTTCGCCTAAGTTTCTTCATTCCAACTCCACCAGCCACACCTGGCCCTTCAGCGCTATAGCCGAGCTCATAG ACAATGCCTATGATCCGGATGTCAGTGCCAAACAGTTCTGGATCGATAAGACTGTGATAAAAGGAGAACTGTGCCTCACCTTCATGGATAATGGCAACGGACTGGACCATGACGCAATGCATAAGATGCTCAG cTTTGGTTACAGTGACAAAATGGCGGTAGGTGGGAAGCAACCCATTGGAATCTACGGCAACGGCTTCAAGTCTGGATCCATGCGTCTCGGCAAAGACGTAATTGTCTTTTCAAAGTCAAAGAGCACCCTGTGCGTTGGGATGCTTTCTCAGACCTACCTGCGGACGATTGATGCCAAGCAAATAATTGTACCAATTGTCTGCTTCGAGAGAGAATCAAACAAGT TCAATataagagagaaacacaaagcCAGCCTGCGGGACATTCTGCGCTACTCCCTCTTCAAGACAAAGGAGGAACTGCTCACTGAGATCGATATTATCAGCTCATCCGGGTCCACAAAAGAAACGGGCACGCGGATCATCATCTGGAATCTTCGCAG gaCATCAACAGGAACAACAGAGTTTGATTTTGACACGGACCGCTACGATATCCGAATTCGCTCTGAGACTCTTGATCCTACTCAGTCATCGTCTTCCACCCCTGAGAGCCTTAACTCACTCCGG GTATATTGTAGTATTCTGTACCTGAAGCCTCGGATGCAGGTCGTAGTGCGTGGTCAGAAGGTGAAATCTCAGCTAATTGCTAAGAGCCTGGCCTACATCATAAAGGACCACTACAAGCCCAATTTCCTG AACAGATCCATTCCCATAACCTTTGGGTATAACACCAAAAGTAAAGACCAGTATGGTATTATGATGTATCACAAGAATCGCCTCATCAAAGCGTACGAACGCGTGGGCTGCCAATTTAGG GCCAACAATGAAGGTGTTGGAGTCATCGGGGTCATAGAGTGTAACTTTCTGGATCCCACCCACAACAAACAGAGTTTTATGGAGACGGATAGGTACAG AAAAACCATGAACAATTTGGGAATAAAGCTGAAGGAGTACTGGAAAGAAATTCGCCACAGGAAGACCAAAGAGGACCCAACCAGCACCATACCAGTGGAAGACACCTT GAAGCGGCCGGATCAGAACTGGGCGCAGTGTGATGACTGTTTGTCCTGGCGCAAACTCCCAGATGGGATTGACATCAGCAAGCTGCCGGATAAATGGTTCTGCCGCATGAACCCAGATCCTCAGTTCAG GAGCTGCAAGGTAGAGGAGGAGCGCGAGGACTCTGATGATGAACAGTCATACCAAAAGACCTATAAACAACA GgagagagaggacagaaagaaagaagagcAGAAAATTCAGCAG GAACAGCATTTTTCTGCTCTGGCCAGACGA TCCACTTCAACACCTACCACCCCAAGGAGTAGGTCCATGCATGGGGGTGCCGCTCGGGCTGAATCCTCTCTGCTGGGGTCCTCCGCCATCTCACAAGCCG cCTGCAGCCCCTCCAGTGACAATGGACTCCTAGTTATTAGTAACGTGCGCTCATTGTCAGCAGACGTGCAGAG GGGGAAAAGAGCACAGCATGTTCCTCCGCACAGTACACCGAAAAAACCCAGAGTAAACGGCGTACGAGAGGGGTTCTCTGACACACCCTCGGCAGCAAATATGGGTTCCCCATTCGTGCCTGTTGATGTCAAGGTTGTTGCAAATGACGACAGCGATACTGATGATGACCTTCTCATCTTGGAGACTGGTAGTACCCCCAAGCCAAAACAGCCGGTCTTCAATCCTAATATTGTGAAGACGGAGAAAGGTGAAAGAGAAAATCATCCCACCGTGCTGCTCGAGTGTAGCGACGATGCTGCGATGGACGTCACCTCGGAGGCGACCGCTGGAGTGTCCGCATCCGTTGCAACCAGCCCTCCCACAGAGATggtcaccaccaccacccagaCAAACGTATCCATAGTGAAGCAAGAAGAGGATCAAAATAAAAGTCAAGGGAAGCAGAGTGCACCGTTGAGCGCATCTAGTAATGGTGTTGCACTGCGGAGCTCAGACATGGACATCCGCAGCCTCGAGCACAGAGAGTTTAAGCAAGAGTGCGGTGGAGAAATTCGCAGAGAGGATCAAGGGAAGCATGCCGCGCAGAATGGAGTGACCGATATGGAGAGGGATGAAATCGCTGGACCCTCTTATGCATATCCCTCTTCAAATCAGTACCCCAGTATCACCGAGGTGCAGAAACAGCAAGACCAGCTCGTGGAGCTCATGCAGGATACTGCTCAGGAGAGAGACCGTTTTAAAGATCAGGTCCAAAAACTCACCTCCCAGCTGCAGGACATGCAGAACAGACTGCCGCAGCTATCTCAGATGAATGTAAAGAAGGAGTGGTCGCACCAAGCCTGCCAGACAGAAGAAACGGTGCATGAGAAGGACTACAAGAGCCTGTTTGAGAAGGCCAAACAGAAAGTCAATGATTTGATAAAGGACAAAGAGACTCTAATAGCAGCTGCTGAGACCAAGACCAGTGTCAGTAATGCCGCAGATGAGGAAAAGGATATCGATGAGATTTCATTGCAAGTTGGCTGTGTGGTCCAAGAACTGGATCAAAGAACCAAGGAGAGAGATGAACTGCGCTCAAAG CTGGACGCTCTGGAAGAGGAAAAGTCGAGCCTGGCGGCCCAGTGTGAAGGGCTCAGGCTGAGCTTGCAGCAGCAAATGGAGAAAGTAGAATCTCAACACAGAACCATCAATTCCTCTCATCAGTCACATCCACAGGGGGCAGGAATGTCGGCGCACTCGAGCTCAGATACATCCAGAAG TTTGATCGAGCTCCGGCACAACGTTGGGCGCCTCCTCATCCCCTACTGGCCGGCACTGGAGCTGGATCAAGTGAATTATGAGTCCGATGTCATTGATGAGATCCTGGAGCAAGTTCTGTCTACCATGAATTAG